Proteins from a genomic interval of Treponema primitia ZAS-1:
- a CDS encoding ABC transporter permease gives MALFNKAEDGAGQTNSLQRNKFSLSQVSSLTMLLVSLIAMFVVFTILSPYFMTVSNMVNLLQQVSVLGIASAGITLVILSGNLDLSVGSVMAIVAVYTAYIIQLTNNWVIGLIGGFLIGVLCGFINAGMINALKMNPLIVTLGMQSVLRGLARLRNKGVNIPIFDTSFRFIGQGRIFGIPVVVYILIILYILMYFVMRYTTFGRKAYAVGGNVMASHYSGINVMFVSSAIYILASTLAGVAGLCNAAIVGTGAPATGETTPMDAIAAVVLGGASLAGGKASMVGTFVGVVLLGCISNGLTLLGVTSFTQLVVKGAILLLAVFIDVTKNRGKKE, from the coding sequence ATGGCGTTGTTTAATAAAGCAGAGGATGGTGCGGGACAAACGAATAGCCTCCAAAGAAATAAATTCAGTCTAAGCCAAGTGAGCAGTCTTACCATGCTTCTTGTCAGTTTGATTGCTATGTTTGTTGTCTTTACCATTCTTTCGCCCTACTTTATGACGGTTTCCAATATGGTAAATCTGCTGCAGCAGGTGTCGGTTCTGGGAATTGCGTCCGCCGGTATTACCCTGGTAATCCTTTCCGGTAACCTGGATTTGTCCGTTGGTTCGGTTATGGCCATAGTGGCGGTTTATACCGCCTACATTATTCAGCTAACAAACAATTGGGTAATAGGGCTAATCGGCGGTTTTTTAATCGGTGTATTGTGCGGTTTTATAAACGCCGGGATGATCAATGCCCTTAAGATGAATCCCCTGATTGTGACCCTTGGTATGCAGAGCGTATTGCGTGGTCTAGCCCGTCTGCGCAACAAGGGTGTAAACATACCGATCTTCGATACAAGTTTTCGTTTTATCGGGCAGGGCCGGATTTTTGGCATACCGGTGGTGGTATATATTCTCATCATTCTTTATATATTGATGTATTTTGTTATGCGGTATACCACCTTTGGACGGAAAGCCTATGCGGTGGGGGGCAATGTAATGGCAAGCCACTATTCCGGCATCAATGTTATGTTTGTTTCGTCCGCCATCTATATTTTGGCAAGTACCCTGGCGGGTGTGGCGGGGCTTTGTAACGCCGCCATTGTCGGCACCGGCGCTCCGGCAACCGGGGAGACAACGCCGATGGATGCCATTGCGGCGGTCGTTTTAGGCGGCGCGTCCCTTGCCGGCGGTAAGGCCAGCATGGTTGGTACCTTCGTGGGGGTAGTACTTTTGGGTTGTATTTCCAACGGCTTAACGCTGCTGGGGGTAACCAGTTTTACCCAGCTTGTGGTTAAGGGCGCAATTCTGTTGTTGGCAGTGTTCATTGATGTGACTAAAAACCGCGGTAAAAAGGAGTAG
- a CDS encoding sugar ABC transporter ATP-binding protein, whose product MAAEFGEPMENDGNSNAGLGKEILRLVDIDKSFPGVHAVNKISFTLHDNEIVGICGENGAGKSTLLKMISGVYHQDSGEIYYLGERVDFRSPEQSIRAGISIIYQELSNLDNLTVAENVFLGRYPLTHGIVDWKRLNRDVKELMSRYNLDIPPTALMSSLHMAEKQLVEIVKSISTHSRVIIMDEPTSSLGIDNVAKLMDIVRRVHADGISFIFISHRLDELIEICDRIVVLRDGSSVASFEKKDFDKSALVAQMVGREMKQFYTKIDIEKGDTVLELDKVSTRTLRNVSLKVQKGSIVGLYGMAGNGQDDILRLIFGLKTVHTGTIKLFGKPYIPKNPEHAIQSGVVYISEDRRGTGLSLIHTIRDNIGMANFSTFSRYGIMNWKGLTKSAGEWMDKLKIKAPSINTVTGNLSGGNQQKVILGKWIENKPRIILFNEPTRGIDVGAKYELFQIVQELCKEGIAVLMISSDMLEMLSMADSIYTVCEGMVTACFGQKEATQEKLLRAAINLTEEK is encoded by the coding sequence ATGGCTGCCGAATTTGGGGAGCCTATGGAAAACGACGGTAACAGCAATGCTGGTTTAGGCAAAGAAATATTGCGTTTGGTGGATATTGATAAATCCTTTCCGGGTGTACACGCGGTAAATAAAATCAGTTTTACCCTGCATGATAATGAGATTGTCGGTATTTGCGGGGAAAATGGCGCGGGGAAATCCACCTTGCTTAAAATGATTTCCGGCGTCTATCACCAGGACTCCGGAGAGATATATTACCTTGGCGAGAGAGTCGATTTTAGAAGCCCTGAACAGAGTATTCGCGCCGGTATCAGTATTATCTATCAAGAATTGAGTAACCTCGATAATCTGACCGTCGCAGAAAATGTGTTCCTTGGCCGGTACCCCCTTACCCACGGCATTGTTGACTGGAAACGGCTCAACAGGGATGTTAAGGAGCTGATGTCGAGGTATAACCTTGACATCCCGCCTACCGCGTTGATGTCGTCGCTCCATATGGCGGAAAAGCAGCTGGTGGAAATCGTCAAGTCAATTTCTACGCATTCCCGGGTTATTATTATGGATGAACCCACATCATCCTTGGGTATTGATAACGTTGCTAAGTTGATGGACATTGTCCGCCGTGTCCATGCCGATGGCATATCCTTCATTTTTATTTCCCACCGGCTTGATGAGTTGATTGAAATCTGCGACCGTATCGTGGTTCTCCGGGACGGATCGTCCGTGGCCAGTTTTGAGAAAAAGGACTTTGACAAAAGCGCTCTGGTTGCCCAGATGGTCGGCCGTGAAATGAAGCAATTCTATACAAAGATCGATATTGAAAAAGGCGATACGGTTCTGGAACTGGACAAGGTAAGTACCCGGACTCTGCGCAATGTTTCCTTGAAGGTTCAGAAAGGCTCAATTGTCGGCCTATATGGCATGGCGGGCAATGGGCAGGATGATATATTACGTTTGATTTTTGGCTTAAAAACCGTGCATACCGGAACAATAAAATTATTTGGTAAACCCTATATACCAAAAAATCCGGAACACGCCATTCAGAGCGGGGTAGTATATATATCTGAAGACAGGCGCGGCACCGGATTATCCTTAATCCACACCATCCGTGATAATATCGGCATGGCCAACTTTTCCACTTTTTCCCGTTATGGCATTATGAACTGGAAAGGCCTTACAAAATCCGCGGGGGAATGGATGGATAAGCTTAAGATAAAAGCGCCCTCCATTAACACGGTGACGGGGAATCTGTCCGGCGGGAACCAGCAGAAGGTAATTCTGGGAAAATGGATAGAAAATAAACCCCGCATTATTTTGTTTAACGAACCTACCCGCGGTATTGATGTTGGCGCTAAATACGAACTGTTTCAGATTGTGCAGGAACTCTGTAAGGAAGGGATCGCCGTTTTGATGATTTCGTCCGATATGCTGGAAATGCTCAGTATGGCGGATAGTATTTATACCGTATGTGAAGGTATGGTTACCGCTTGTTTTGGACAAAAAGAAGCCACCCAGGAAAAACTACTGCGTGCGGCAATTAATTTGACGGAGGAAAAATAA
- a CDS encoding sugar ABC transporter substrate-binding protein, with protein MEKRKWIVAAFTAVFLIMGLTACNRNKGTANGSDSGEKQFTIAIVLLEATGGNLNVRVAIEKFAKERGYKTMYTVYENDNEKCMAAVQAYIQQKVDVIFVYTIDVAMQKTVQDMCDAAGIHAAFTGSMESQYVTVVDNEYDQGMAGAERLIEAAEAKWGKDTDIDFVILTEATEVGTGNRIRMHEAIYPAIKARWPKLKDSDFLWVDCALDLLQATTDITNALASHPNAKKILIPTFFNSSGAQGAMNSLITSNRLDQALVMSYHISDKATIQYMIDYPQVWIGTYYFPGDSYAKPLFEKAFDPWFRGEKVEPGLLYCEFFWVTKDTIDDWRPYAFEVQ; from the coding sequence ATGGAGAAGAGAAAATGGATAGTTGCGGCTTTTACGGCAGTTTTCCTTATTATGGGTTTGACTGCCTGTAACAGGAATAAAGGAACGGCAAACGGTTCGGACTCCGGTGAAAAGCAGTTCACCATCGCCATCGTGCTGCTGGAAGCAACGGGCGGTAATCTTAACGTAAGGGTCGCCATCGAAAAATTTGCCAAAGAGCGCGGGTACAAAACAATGTACACGGTGTACGAGAATGACAACGAAAAATGTATGGCCGCTGTTCAGGCATACATTCAACAGAAGGTAGATGTAATATTCGTCTATACCATTGACGTAGCCATGCAGAAAACTGTGCAGGATATGTGCGATGCCGCAGGGATCCATGCGGCGTTTACCGGATCAATGGAGTCACAGTATGTTACGGTGGTCGATAACGAATATGATCAGGGCATGGCCGGTGCAGAGCGCCTCATTGAAGCCGCTGAAGCAAAATGGGGCAAAGATACGGATATTGACTTTGTTATCCTTACGGAAGCGACAGAAGTCGGAACCGGTAACCGCATTCGTATGCACGAGGCTATCTATCCTGCAATTAAGGCGCGTTGGCCGAAATTGAAGGATAGTGATTTTCTATGGGTAGACTGCGCGCTTGATCTGCTGCAAGCCACCACCGACATTACCAACGCTCTCGCATCCCATCCGAATGCAAAGAAAATTCTTATTCCCACCTTTTTCAATTCCTCGGGAGCCCAGGGCGCTATGAACTCTCTTATTACATCAAACAGGTTGGATCAGGCGCTTGTCATGAGTTATCATATATCCGACAAGGCAACGATTCAATATATGATTGACTATCCGCAAGTCTGGATAGGAACCTATTACTTCCCCGGTGATTCTTACGCTAAGCCGCTGTTTGAAAAAGCCTTTGATCCCTGGTTCCGAGGGGAAAAAGTAGAACCCGGTCTTTTGTATTGTGAATTTTTCTGGGTAACAAAGGATACCATTGATGATTGGCGTCCGTATGCCTTTGAAGTTCAGTAA
- a CDS encoding SDR family oxidoreductase: protein MDDNIKRFSMDYFSLKGKTAIVTGGNTNLGMSYAIAFAKAGADLFIPYFIDELSEVRQAIEAEGRRVVFLKGDLTDKQYRKTVVETCLKEYGKIDILVNNAGMGIFDNFVNYPDEAYEQVINLNLNAVYYLGHEVAKVMINQGHGKIINIGSALSYTADGDCPPYVISKHGVIGITRDFANELGKYNIQTNAICPGFFATAVNKAVQENKPLFEKISSRLPGGKWGSLDSLMGTVVFLASKASDYINGWNISVDGGFTTVL, encoded by the coding sequence ATGGACGACAATATTAAGCGTTTTTCAATGGACTACTTTTCCCTGAAAGGCAAAACAGCAATTGTTACCGGCGGCAATACAAATCTGGGCATGTCTTACGCCATAGCCTTTGCCAAGGCCGGAGCCGATCTTTTTATTCCCTATTTTATTGACGAGCTCTCCGAAGTCCGTCAGGCCATTGAAGCCGAAGGGCGGCGGGTGGTTTTTCTGAAGGGCGACCTTACGGATAAACAATACCGCAAAACCGTGGTGGAAACCTGCCTTAAAGAATACGGCAAAATAGACATTCTGGTGAATAATGCGGGGATGGGTATTTTTGATAACTTTGTTAATTATCCCGACGAGGCATACGAACAAGTGATAAATCTGAATCTCAACGCCGTTTATTATCTTGGTCATGAGGTCGCTAAGGTGATGATAAACCAAGGGCACGGTAAGATCATCAATATTGGCTCGGCCCTGTCGTATACGGCGGACGGCGACTGTCCGCCCTATGTTATCAGCAAACACGGTGTTATCGGTATTACCAGGGATTTTGCCAATGAATTAGGTAAATACAATATCCAGACCAATGCCATTTGCCCGGGTTTCTTTGCCACCGCCGTAAATAAAGCGGTCCAGGAGAATAAACCGCTCTTCGAAAAAATTTCAAGCAGACTCCCCGGAGGGAAATGGGGCAGCCTTGATTCCCTTATGGGAACCGTTGTTTTTCTGGCCAGTAAGGCGTCGGATTATATCAATGGCTGGAATATCAGCGTTGACGGAGGATTTACAACAGTACTGTAA
- a CDS encoding AraC family transcriptional regulator, producing the protein MDQTDAIKTFIYDHIASVRFDSYEFTLVYADVLDNKTAEFPHEHPFYEIYYSLEAPIQIKMKNETITLGKHELLLINKHVEHCVLFTSNRNAPYFVFIWDLFPIATQFYRGPEGVHEWDDLKQALEQLEKQQFIYSATPFDGYEILNAIEHEWNSKQLAWNSSIVFKMFDFLVKALRHTVLIRVTDQDLAGTLNLGIAASKYLHAHFTEPITLEDVAKHLNYSSRHVNREYMKIFHTSIIRNLNLLRIEYAKRYICYTDYSIDKISEIIGFSCSRTLYKLFKKYEGITISQFRDIKRK; encoded by the coding sequence ATGGATCAAACTGATGCCATTAAAACTTTTATCTATGATCATATTGCCAGTGTCAGATTTGATAGTTATGAATTCACCCTGGTATACGCGGATGTCCTTGACAATAAAACAGCGGAATTCCCCCATGAGCATCCCTTCTATGAGATTTATTACTCCCTGGAAGCGCCCATACAAATCAAAATGAAAAATGAAACAATAACATTGGGTAAACATGAATTGCTGCTCATTAATAAACATGTTGAACACTGTGTGCTGTTTACCTCAAACCGCAATGCTCCTTACTTTGTCTTTATATGGGATCTGTTTCCCATTGCCACCCAGTTTTACCGAGGTCCGGAGGGCGTTCACGAATGGGATGATTTAAAACAGGCGCTGGAACAATTGGAAAAACAACAGTTTATTTATTCGGCAACCCCTTTCGACGGATATGAGATTTTAAACGCCATTGAGCATGAATGGAATAGCAAACAACTGGCCTGGAATAGCTCGATAGTTTTTAAGATGTTTGATTTTTTGGTTAAAGCCCTTCGTCATACTGTCCTGATTCGGGTAACAGACCAGGATCTGGCGGGTACCCTGAATCTGGGAATTGCGGCCAGTAAGTATCTCCATGCCCATTTTACCGAACCGATTACCCTGGAAGACGTGGCGAAACATTTAAATTACTCATCCCGGCATGTAAATCGGGAGTATATGAAAATTTTTCATACTTCTATTATTCGAAACCTGAATCTGCTGCGTATAGAATATGCCAAAAGATACATTTGCTATACCGATTATTCAATAGACAAGATTTCAGAAATTATCGGGTTTTCATGTTCCAGAACCCTGTATAAGCTCTTCAAAAAATACGAGGGCATTACTATTTCACAATTCCGTGATATAAAACGAAAATAA
- a CDS encoding zinc-dependent alcohol dehydrogenase yields MKSVQVIKAGPLRDPTAPNAGELRVVDIPVKAPGPEEIKIKVAYCSICGSDPHIAQDNIFGWDLPFGIGHEVSGVIVEMGERATKKGLKVGDHVAGNFLKFCGTCYYCQNGQQQFCTHADESNQPGMSEYITWHESQVYKLPEGVSLKEGCLLEPISVAVRIVDKVSPRFGARIAICGGGPIGLLALQGFKIAGASQITLIEPIADRRALALKFGAKDVIDPTVQDVVTAAMGLTGGLGYDAVVDCSGSVRAVGSLPQITALGGTLLFSAMYPNTFEFPLNLYQYCYKNEITISGIYISPYTFPRAAQLLPLYKLEDFTRGIFDIDDVAEAFRQQVAGKYTKILIRCNNIDE; encoded by the coding sequence ATGAAATCAGTTCAGGTTATTAAAGCAGGCCCGCTCCGGGACCCAACAGCGCCGAATGCGGGGGAACTCAGGGTTGTGGACATACCGGTCAAAGCTCCTGGACCGGAGGAGATTAAAATTAAAGTTGCCTATTGTTCGATCTGCGGTTCCGATCCCCACATTGCACAGGATAATATTTTTGGCTGGGACCTTCCCTTCGGTATCGGGCATGAAGTTAGCGGCGTAATTGTTGAGATGGGCGAGCGGGCAACCAAAAAGGGATTGAAGGTCGGAGACCATGTGGCGGGGAATTTCCTTAAATTCTGCGGCACCTGTTATTACTGTCAGAATGGCCAGCAGCAGTTCTGCACCCATGCGGATGAATCAAACCAGCCGGGCATGTCCGAATATATTACCTGGCATGAAAGCCAGGTGTACAAACTTCCCGAAGGTGTTTCACTGAAAGAAGGCTGCCTTTTAGAACCAATTTCGGTGGCGGTCCGTATTGTGGATAAGGTCTCGCCCAGATTCGGCGCACGGATTGCAATTTGCGGCGGCGGTCCCATAGGCTTGCTTGCACTGCAGGGCTTTAAGATCGCCGGGGCTTCACAGATAACCCTTATAGAACCCATTGCGGACCGGCGCGCTTTGGCGCTTAAATTCGGCGCCAAGGATGTCATAGATCCCACCGTACAGGATGTGGTTACGGCAGCCATGGGGCTGACCGGAGGCTTGGGCTATGATGCCGTGGTGGACTGTTCGGGATCGGTGAGGGCTGTCGGCAGCCTTCCGCAGATTACCGCTTTGGGCGGAACCCTGCTTTTCAGCGCCATGTATCCCAACACCTTTGAGTTTCCGCTGAATCTCTATCAATACTGTTATAAAAATGAGATTACTATTTCCGGAATATATATATCCCCGTATACGTTCCCCAGGGCCGCGCAACTTTTACCGCTTTACAAGCTGGAAGATTTTACCCGGGGAATTTTTGATATTGACGATGTGGCCGAAGCGTTCAGGCAGCAGGTTGCGGGAAAATATACAAAAATATTAATCCGCTGTAACAACATTGACGAATAA
- a CDS encoding transketolase, with amino-acid sequence MYNYNIDMGLVKKLEEKSIKIRKDLLNFIYRIGMGHLGGELSIVDIVVALYHHYMNYDPKNPKWEERDRLILSKGHCSETLYTIFSDLGMYTMDYMVEHFETLGTAKFGMHSNRKYVDAIEVSAGSLGHGLPIAVGLALGARMQKKNWRTFVITGDGELNEGTNWEAFMAAAHYKLGNLVAIIDKNSLQMTGFTKDVMTIDPLDEKLKAFGWEPVVIDGNDMYSVCEALQNLPPADPFVRRKPIAIIANTTKGKGVDFMENVATWHGGGIAKEQLDTALASVEKNRRVR; translated from the coding sequence ATGTATAACTATAACATTGATATGGGCTTGGTAAAAAAACTTGAAGAAAAATCAATTAAGATACGAAAGGATCTTCTCAATTTTATCTACCGTATAGGGATGGGACACCTGGGAGGCGAGCTTTCAATTGTCGATATCGTCGTTGCCCTTTATCACCATTATATGAATTACGATCCAAAAAATCCAAAATGGGAAGAGCGGGACCGGCTGATATTGAGCAAGGGGCATTGTTCGGAAACACTGTACACCATTTTCTCGGATCTGGGAATGTATACCATGGACTATATGGTTGAACATTTTGAAACCCTGGGTACGGCAAAATTTGGTATGCACAGTAACCGTAAATATGTTGACGCCATTGAAGTGAGCGCAGGTTCCCTGGGACACGGCCTTCCTATTGCGGTGGGTCTTGCGTTGGGCGCCAGAATGCAAAAGAAAAATTGGCGTACCTTTGTTATTACCGGCGACGGCGAGCTGAACGAAGGTACCAATTGGGAAGCCTTTATGGCGGCGGCTCATTATAAACTGGGGAACCTTGTGGCAATTATTGATAAAAACAGCCTCCAGATGACGGGATTTACCAAGGATGTTATGACCATTGATCCTCTGGATGAAAAACTAAAAGCCTTTGGCTGGGAGCCGGTTGTTATTGACGGAAACGACATGTATTCAGTCTGCGAAGCCCTGCAAAATCTACCGCCCGCCGATCCCTTTGTCAGGCGCAAGCCAATTGCCATAATCGCAAATACCACCAAGGGTAAGGGCGTTGATTTTATGGAGAATGTAGCCACTTGGCATGGCGGCGGTATTGCAAAGGAACAGCTTGACACGGCCCTTGCCTCAGTCGAAAAGAACAGGAGAGTACGATAA
- a CDS encoding transketolase family protein, which translates to MPVKTTFNFDQMLSSAKEAYGEEMMAMADDGLEFAFTYTDNVAPSTTAGRFVEKYPDRCFNFGIAEPNQVGASAGLALSGITVFAQVFGPFLSLRAADQIHTDIAYNDVNVRLIGTHAGVTAGGGPTHNCIADLALYRAIPNLTVVIPADADQCKKVMRQSMSRKGPMVIRIDRGGSPNVYADTNYNFSIGKAIETIPGNDVTIISSGSSVYWSMMGVKLLKEKHGINARLIDMHTIKPLDTDMIAKCAKETGNIVTVEEASINGGLGSAVAEYLCEHGFGGKFLRIGLPDEFAVLGDPDEVYKYYGMDPESIAEKTAILLKTL; encoded by the coding sequence ATGCCCGTAAAAACCACTTTTAATTTTGATCAGATGCTGTCCAGCGCCAAAGAGGCCTACGGCGAAGAAATGATGGCCATGGCTGACGACGGCCTGGAATTTGCTTTTACCTATACTGATAATGTCGCGCCGTCAACGACTGCGGGAAGGTTTGTGGAAAAGTATCCGGATCGCTGTTTTAATTTCGGTATTGCCGAACCGAATCAGGTGGGCGCTTCCGCCGGGCTGGCGCTGAGCGGCATAACGGTGTTTGCCCAGGTTTTTGGCCCATTCCTTTCGCTGCGGGCGGCGGATCAGATTCACACCGATATAGCGTATAACGATGTTAACGTGCGCCTCATCGGTACCCACGCGGGGGTTACCGCCGGCGGCGGCCCGACCCATAATTGCATTGCCGATCTGGCTCTGTACCGGGCAATACCAAACCTAACCGTGGTGATACCCGCCGACGCCGATCAGTGTAAAAAAGTGATGCGCCAGTCCATGAGCAGAAAAGGCCCCATGGTGATACGCATAGACCGGGGCGGATCACCCAATGTATATGCGGACACAAACTATAATTTTTCAATCGGTAAGGCCATTGAAACTATCCCCGGAAACGATGTGACTATTATAAGCAGCGGGTCCAGCGTATATTGGTCAATGATGGGAGTAAAGTTACTAAAAGAAAAGCATGGGATCAACGCCAGGCTGATCGATATGCACACCATAAAGCCCCTTGACACGGACATGATCGCCAAGTGCGCAAAGGAAACCGGAAACATTGTAACCGTGGAAGAAGCATCAATTAACGGCGGCCTGGGCAGCGCCGTGGCGGAATACCTGTGTGAACATGGCTTTGGCGGGAAATTCCTCCGGATCGGACTTCCCGATGAATTTGCGGTTTTAGGTGACCCTGACGAGGTATACAAATACTACGGTATGGATCCGGAAAGTATCGCGGAAAAAACAGCAATACTGCTAAAAACCTTATAG
- the pyrF gene encoding orotidine-5'-phosphate decarboxylase — protein sequence MTSCITYNMDRLFEAVAARGHVCVGMDTSTEYIPPVELKRASSPAAAVLAYNRAIIDATADIAACYKVQIAYYEELGLAGLETYAKTLAYIRERGALVIADIKRGDIADTASRYAKAHFDGDFEADFVTLSPYMGMDSIEPWLSWADTKGKGAFVLMRTSNKGMRDFEYQELKTGGRLYDTVGDRLSELAAAHLGKHGYGVFGAVVGADPKSGAEREEAKAIREKRSNLFFLIPGYGAQGGGADDAALLLREGNGGVVNASRSILKAWSSNPEAAAANADNTIAAGAARKAAMAMRDAIWAALGSGK from the coding sequence ATGACAAGTTGTATTACATATAACATGGACCGATTATTCGAAGCGGTAGCGGCCCGGGGGCATGTGTGCGTGGGCATGGATACTTCCACGGAGTATATACCCCCGGTGGAACTGAAGCGGGCCTCTTCGCCTGCGGCGGCGGTATTGGCTTATAACAGGGCGATTATTGACGCAACGGCGGATATTGCCGCCTGTTACAAGGTACAGATCGCCTACTACGAAGAGTTGGGTCTCGCGGGGCTTGAGACCTACGCTAAAACCCTGGCCTATATCCGGGAGCGGGGCGCCCTGGTCATCGCGGATATTAAGCGGGGGGATATTGCGGATACCGCAAGCCGCTACGCCAAGGCACATTTTGACGGCGACTTTGAAGCGGACTTCGTTACCCTCTCCCCCTATATGGGGATGGACTCTATTGAGCCTTGGCTTTCCTGGGCGGATACCAAGGGTAAGGGCGCCTTTGTACTCATGCGGACCAGCAATAAGGGTATGCGGGACTTTGAATACCAGGAACTGAAAACAGGCGGCCGGCTCTACGATACCGTTGGGGACCGCCTTTCGGAACTGGCCGCCGCCCATCTTGGCAAGCATGGCTACGGAGTTTTCGGCGCAGTGGTCGGGGCCGATCCGAAATCCGGCGCCGAGCGGGAAGAAGCCAAAGCCATCCGGGAAAAGCGGTCTAACCTGTTCTTCCTCATTCCCGGTTACGGCGCACAAGGCGGCGGCGCGGATGACGCTGCACTGCTGCTGCGGGAAGGCAACGGCGGGGTGGTAAACGCCTCCCGGTCCATCCTCAAGGCCTGGTCCTCAAATCCGGAAGCTGCTGCAGCCAATGCGGACAACACCATTGCTGCAGGAGCAGCCCGGAAAGCCGCGATGGCAATGCGGGATGCAATATGGGCGGCGCTGGGATCGGGGAAGTAG
- a CDS encoding dihydroorotate dehydrogenase: MKPSLVTDFAGVRLKNPLVLASGTCGFGREFSEIFDMSRLGGICSKGLTLEAKTGNRGIRIWETSAGVMNSVGLENPGVPVFIEKELPFMQTLGPRPQGPALIVNLGGHSIDDYLAGVELLNGADFDILELNISCPNVKAGGMAFGVKTEVARDVVRAVRSICKHRLMVKLSPNAEDIAALARACEEEGADAVSLVNTFLAMAIDIKKRRPVFENTYAGLSGPAIKPIALRMVHQLAGVLKIPVMGAGGITSWQDAAEFIMAGAAAVQIGTANFINPKISLDILAGLETWLESQGIADIKEIRGSV, translated from the coding sequence ATGAAGCCCAGCCTTGTAACTGATTTTGCCGGTGTCCGCCTCAAAAACCCCCTGGTCCTGGCCTCGGGGACCTGCGGTTTTGGCCGGGAGTTCAGTGAAATTTTTGACATGAGCCGCCTGGGGGGGATCTGTTCCAAGGGCCTCACCCTGGAAGCAAAAACGGGTAATAGGGGCATACGGATCTGGGAAACTTCCGCCGGGGTGATGAACAGCGTGGGCCTGGAAAACCCCGGAGTTCCGGTCTTTATTGAAAAGGAACTTCCCTTTATGCAAACCCTGGGTCCCCGGCCCCAAGGTCCGGCGTTGATTGTTAATCTGGGGGGGCACAGCATTGATGATTACCTTGCGGGGGTGGAACTCCTCAATGGCGCCGATTTCGATATCCTGGAACTGAACATTTCCTGCCCCAATGTAAAGGCCGGAGGCATGGCCTTCGGTGTTAAGACCGAAGTTGCCCGAGATGTGGTGCGCGCTGTCCGCAGTATTTGTAAACACCGCCTGATGGTAAAGCTCTCCCCCAATGCGGAGGACATAGCAGCCCTGGCCCGGGCCTGCGAGGAGGAGGGGGCCGACGCAGTATCACTGGTGAACACCTTCCTTGCCATGGCCATCGATATCAAAAAACGAAGGCCCGTGTTTGAAAATACCTACGCGGGACTTTCCGGCCCCGCCATCAAGCCCATAGCCCTGCGCATGGTCCATCAGCTTGCCGGGGTCCTAAAAATCCCCGTGATGGGCGCCGGGGGAATAACGAGCTGGCAGGACGCGGCGGAATTTATCATGGCAGGAGCCGCGGCGGTACAGATAGGGACCGCTAATTTCATCAATCCCAAAATATCCCTGGACATACTGGCGGGCTTGGAAACATGGCTGGAATCCCAGGGCATCGCGGACATCAAAGAAATACGGGGGAGTGTATGA